A genomic stretch from Pseudomonadota bacterium includes:
- a CDS encoding GAF domain-containing protein, with protein sequence MNITIDGTETLRPSRRGGRHRGRDRLAEMAMAAMRARDVDALAEACLDILISGGDIDAATLLLVEPHTMRVLPVPFRGARTADFSLDDVDVMALCARAVEGASPVLEESAPDGRTGARRLHISSPLRGRRPEDRADDVLAVLHVVSRPSARIERAELAAVCEMLGVALQNVMRLAYAEQQGRILGGLCEISDRMSESVRLHDALGRALSRVLELVRGESGCIYVRHPGAEAFVLSARQSPPGLLVSEERAIAEGVGELGEVARSRRQCAWRSGEGSEERCHVGVPLQSKAELFGILKVTSLPRESFSSEEMLLLGRLGRQMGVAIESGLQFETISDQATRLSRRTGHLAALLETSERMSRSVEIEGDVDACVQRLSEMMTIPLVLVLVDEGDGMARIVSRFVDRRLGRRARRSAREMRISWRALPVAARSLKSGRMVVVMEGQSDLGAGERRWMRSNDVRSALVVPLVIDGQPHGTLVLASISEPRVFHPSELDFSRTVANQLAIAMERARLFREVRDSARLLENRVSERTQALREANLRLQEVTRQRSDFLKVMSHELRTPLNAVLGFSEIMADPASTLAPDEVREYAGAILQSGTSLLSLINDILDLANRQAATESLHRSAVDVGVVVAGVVEVLRPQALSRTIDLAVEVASDVPVLLTDRPRVKQILYNLISNAIKFSPDGGRVTVSAEMSQGRVCVHIADEGPGIEPALRERVFEPFFQVDAGLGRAHEGAGLGLSLARRDARLLGGDVHLDGAQGGGCIASISLPR encoded by the coding sequence ATGAACATCACGATTGACGGCACGGAAACGCTGAGGCCGTCTCGGCGCGGGGGGCGACATCGGGGGCGCGACCGTCTGGCTGAAATGGCCATGGCGGCCATGCGCGCGCGCGACGTCGATGCACTCGCCGAGGCCTGTCTCGACATCCTCATCAGCGGCGGCGACATCGACGCAGCCACCTTGCTCTTGGTTGAGCCGCACACCATGCGGGTGCTGCCGGTTCCCTTCCGAGGCGCGCGCACGGCCGACTTCTCGCTCGACGACGTCGACGTGATGGCGCTCTGCGCGCGGGCTGTGGAGGGCGCGTCTCCCGTGCTCGAGGAATCGGCGCCCGATGGTCGCACGGGAGCGCGGCGCCTGCACATCTCGTCTCCTCTGCGGGGGCGTCGGCCGGAAGATCGTGCCGATGACGTCCTGGCCGTGCTGCACGTGGTCTCGCGTCCCAGCGCACGCATCGAGCGCGCCGAGCTCGCCGCGGTCTGCGAGATGCTCGGGGTTGCCCTCCAGAACGTGATGCGCCTGGCCTACGCTGAGCAGCAGGGGCGCATCCTCGGCGGGCTCTGTGAGATCTCCGATCGCATGAGCGAATCGGTGAGACTGCACGACGCGCTGGGTCGCGCGCTCTCGCGGGTGCTCGAACTCGTGCGTGGCGAATCGGGCTGCATCTACGTGCGTCACCCGGGCGCCGAGGCGTTCGTGCTGAGCGCTCGGCAGAGCCCGCCCGGCCTGCTCGTCTCGGAAGAGCGCGCCATCGCCGAGGGGGTCGGCGAGCTGGGTGAGGTGGCGCGCTCGCGACGGCAGTGCGCCTGGCGCTCTGGCGAGGGGTCCGAGGAGCGTTGCCATGTAGGCGTGCCGCTGCAGTCAAAGGCCGAGCTGTTCGGCATCTTGAAGGTGACCAGCCTGCCTCGGGAGTCGTTCAGCAGCGAGGAGATGCTGCTGCTCGGTCGCCTGGGCCGCCAGATGGGGGTGGCCATCGAGAGCGGTCTCCAGTTCGAGACCATCTCTGATCAGGCGACGCGTCTCTCGCGTCGCACGGGGCATCTGGCCGCGCTTCTCGAGACGAGCGAGCGCATGTCGAGGTCGGTGGAGATCGAGGGCGACGTCGACGCGTGCGTGCAGCGCTTGAGCGAGATGATGACCATTCCCCTCGTGCTCGTTCTCGTCGATGAAGGCGATGGCATGGCGCGCATCGTGAGCCGTTTCGTCGATCGCCGACTGGGCCGACGCGCGCGTCGCAGCGCCCGTGAGATGCGCATCTCGTGGCGCGCTCTCCCGGTTGCGGCGCGTTCGCTGAAGAGCGGTCGCATGGTCGTGGTGATGGAGGGGCAGAGCGATCTGGGCGCGGGGGAGCGTCGCTGGATGCGCTCGAACGACGTGAGATCGGCCCTCGTCGTTCCGCTGGTGATCGACGGCCAGCCCCATGGCACGCTGGTGCTGGCCTCCATCAGCGAGCCCAGGGTCTTCCACCCTTCCGAGCTCGACTTCAGCCGCACGGTCGCCAACCAGCTGGCCATCGCCATGGAGCGCGCGCGTCTCTTCCGCGAGGTGCGCGACTCGGCCCGCCTGCTCGAGAACCGCGTGTCCGAGCGCACCCAGGCGCTGCGCGAGGCCAACCTGCGCCTGCAGGAAGTGACCCGTCAGCGCAGCGACTTCCTCAAGGTGATGAGCCACGAGCTGCGCACGCCTCTCAACGCCGTTCTCGGGTTCTCCGAGATCATGGCCGACCCGGCGAGCACGCTCGCGCCCGACGAGGTTCGCGAGTACGCAGGCGCGATTCTGCAGAGCGGAACCAGTCTGCTCTCGCTCATCAACGACATCCTCGATCTGGCCAATCGACAGGCGGCCACGGAATCGCTGCATCGCTCTGCGGTCGATGTCGGTGTGGTGGTGGCGGGGGTGGTCGAAGTGCTGCGACCTCAGGCGCTCTCGCGCACCATCGACCTCGCCGTCGAGGTTGCTTCCGATGTCCCCGTTCTGCTCACCGATCGCCCGCGCGTCAAGCAGATCCTGTACAACCTCATCTCCAACGCGATCAAGTTCTCGCCGGACGGCGGGCGCGTGACCGTGTCGGCCGAGATGTCACAGGGCAGGGTGTGCGTGCACATCGCCGATGAGGGTCCCGGCATCGAGCCGGCGCTGCGCGAACGCGTCTTCGAGCCCTTCTTCCAGGTCGATGCGGGTCTGGGCCGCGCCCACGAGGGGGCGGGCCTCGGGCTCTCGCTGGCGCGTCGTGACGCACGCCTGCTCGGCGGAGACGTTCACCTCGATGGCGCCCAGGGCGGTGGCTGCATCGCCAGCATCTCGCTTCCGCGCTGA
- a CDS encoding chromate transporter: protein MPTAGVATEPESPSVSAEETFPPSRRQLLTGFGKLSVVSVGGGTAAWARELFVVRDRWMTDDAFLEARALSQILPGPNMINFSIYVGSHYHGAPGAALAFVGLTAIPIVFVMTLGLLYMHSGVVPSAAAVLSGLAAAAVGSSFGTAFASGRKHFREPVFTALVAGVFICVGVLRWSMLKVTLAVAAISLFVYRPSAGHAHPAHAAREPHTPSAPEAP from the coding sequence ATGCCCACGGCTGGGGTCGCGACCGAACCGGAGTCCCCATCTGTCTCGGCAGAGGAGACCTTTCCGCCAAGCCGGCGCCAGCTCCTCACCGGATTTGGCAAGCTCTCGGTGGTGAGCGTGGGCGGCGGCACCGCGGCGTGGGCGCGCGAGCTGTTCGTGGTGCGTGACCGCTGGATGACCGACGACGCCTTTCTCGAGGCGCGGGCCCTGTCCCAGATCCTTCCTGGGCCGAACATGATCAACTTCTCGATCTACGTGGGCTCTCATTACCACGGGGCTCCCGGCGCAGCGCTCGCGTTCGTCGGGCTCACCGCCATCCCCATCGTGTTCGTCATGACCCTGGGCCTGCTCTACATGCACAGCGGCGTGGTTCCCTCTGCCGCCGCCGTGCTCTCCGGGCTTGCGGCGGCAGCGGTGGGCTCGTCGTTCGGCACGGCCTTCGCTTCCGGTCGGAAGCACTTCCGCGAACCGGTGTTCACGGCTCTCGTGGCGGGCGTGTTCATCTGCGTGGGCGTGCTGCGCTGGTCGATGCTGAAGGTCACGCTGGCGGTGGCGGCCATCTCGCTCTTCGTCTACCGCCCGAGCGCAGGTCACGCCCATCCGGCGCACGCAGCACGCGAGCCTCACACGCCTTCGGCCCCAGAGGCTCCGTGA
- a CDS encoding GNAT family N-acetyltransferase, whose amino-acid sequence MSWLHVRKARAPADLERAYAINVEYLDAVDVVVRDSLESFREYFGPRSGFWIAVADDAIEATHAEDVAAGEAVGCIALRPLPALGPHACEVKRLYVRPSLRGHGLAHRLLDALEAFAAERGYTEVFLDTKDDLHAAIRFYTQRGYVRRARYNDNPQATIFMSRMLPACGTSARVLSMLRRWGRNVHGFDALEPGLEHWFAPDDAGVVAFARSAGWRVAVGSPICAREALAAMARAFSEDARRHGEEAVFFGVSDRFLEVLPKDGFDWVQIGLQPSWDARDWRRVWESTPDLRYMVRRAGRAGIEAAVVPPAALEGSEPLRCEAEQLLARWQRSHRMPAMRFMVTVDLFTALHERRYFAARRGGRLVGLLSAVPIYGRGGWLLDDLLIERGVAPGVAESLIDLAMRELGADGVAYVSLGLVALAGLGEGRASPRAHPILGAAFNASVRWLNGLYSFHGIYSFRDKLQPSAWEPVYMAASPRVSVRTLLAVLSAFSGGSLLRFALRLARHLLARGGSEIFHRVTGRRFASV is encoded by the coding sequence ATGAGCTGGCTTCACGTGCGGAAGGCGCGGGCGCCGGCCGACCTCGAACGAGCCTACGCCATCAACGTCGAGTACCTCGATGCCGTCGATGTGGTGGTGCGTGACAGCCTGGAGAGCTTTCGCGAATACTTCGGCCCTCGCTCCGGGTTCTGGATCGCCGTCGCCGACGACGCGATCGAGGCGACACACGCCGAAGATGTGGCCGCCGGCGAGGCCGTGGGGTGCATCGCGCTGCGGCCGCTGCCCGCTCTCGGTCCTCATGCCTGTGAGGTGAAGCGCCTGTACGTGCGGCCCTCGCTGCGGGGACACGGCCTGGCCCACCGCCTGCTCGACGCTCTCGAGGCCTTCGCCGCGGAGCGCGGGTACACCGAGGTCTTCCTCGACACCAAGGACGATCTGCACGCCGCCATCCGGTTCTACACCCAGCGGGGCTACGTCCGGCGCGCTCGCTACAACGACAATCCGCAGGCGACCATCTTCATGTCGCGGATGCTTCCCGCCTGTGGCACGTCGGCCCGTGTTCTCTCGATGCTCCGGCGCTGGGGACGCAACGTGCACGGGTTCGATGCGCTCGAGCCAGGGCTCGAGCACTGGTTCGCTCCGGATGACGCGGGCGTAGTCGCCTTTGCCCGTTCTGCTGGCTGGCGCGTGGCCGTGGGGTCTCCCATCTGTGCGCGGGAAGCGCTGGCCGCGATGGCCCGGGCGTTCTCCGAGGACGCGCGGCGGCACGGTGAGGAGGCGGTGTTCTTCGGCGTCAGCGACCGCTTTCTCGAGGTTCTGCCGAAAGACGGGTTCGACTGGGTTCAGATCGGCCTGCAGCCCTCGTGGGACGCCCGCGACTGGCGCCGTGTGTGGGAGAGCACCCCCGATCTTCGCTACATGGTGCGTCGCGCGGGTCGCGCCGGCATCGAGGCGGCGGTGGTGCCGCCCGCTGCCCTCGAGGGGTCCGAACCGCTGCGCTGCGAAGCCGAGCAGCTGCTCGCGCGGTGGCAGCGAAGCCATCGCATGCCGGCCATGCGCTTCATGGTGACGGTCGATCTCTTCACCGCGCTGCACGAGCGTCGCTACTTCGCGGCGCGCAGAGGGGGGCGGCTGGTGGGGCTGCTCTCCGCGGTGCCCATCTACGGCCGCGGAGGCTGGCTGCTCGATGATCTGCTCATCGAGCGCGGTGTCGCCCCGGGTGTGGCAGAATCGCTCATCGATCTCGCCATGCGCGAGCTCGGCGCCGATGGCGTTGCGTACGTCTCGCTCGGTCTGGTCGCGCTGGCCGGCCTGGGGGAGGGGCGCGCTTCGCCTCGCGCGCATCCCATCCTGGGGGCGGCGTTCAACGCCTCTGTTCGCTGGCTCAACGGTCTCTACAGCTTTCATGGCATCTACAGCTTTCGCGACAAGCTTCAGCCGTCGGCCTGGGAACCGGTCTACATGGCAGCCTCGCCGCGCGTCTCGGTGCGCACGCTCCTGGCGGTGCTCTCCGCGTTCTCCGGGGGAAGCCTGCTGCGCTTCGCACTGCGTCTCGCGCGCCATCTCCTGGCGCGGGGGGGCAGCGAGATCTTTCACCGTGTCACGGGTAGGAGGTTCGCCTCCGTCTGA
- a CDS encoding cardiolipin synthase, with the protein MPKSLSPTRHLIVEPEDGVEPVTGAVARAEHSLLVKQFALTETSIVRAIVDAHRRGVDVKVMLNPQRSTGTRANDDTFKLLEAAGVPVRWTNPHFLVSHEKSIVVDDRRAFVCTFNLSEKYFTETRDYAVATTDPAQIAEIRDCFEADWERRPFKPNASTGLLWSPDNARERYAAFIDEARSSLLVEHPKFVDVSILDRLTAAASRGVNVKVLCGGLHGVSDTDVLETTASARIMSRLGIKMHAIKHPKIHCKMLISDRKRVLIGSMNIDRHAFELRRELGIVCHDEAIVERALDIFDADWEASKKYEAQDPLEAIRALAPRSAEAELAHDAID; encoded by the coding sequence TTGCCGAAGAGCCTCTCCCCCACCCGCCATCTCATCGTCGAGCCCGAAGACGGCGTGGAGCCGGTCACGGGCGCCGTGGCCCGAGCCGAGCACTCGCTTCTGGTGAAGCAGTTCGCGCTCACCGAGACCTCCATCGTTCGCGCCATCGTCGACGCGCACCGGCGCGGGGTCGACGTGAAGGTCATGCTCAACCCGCAGCGCTCGACCGGGACACGCGCCAACGATGACACATTCAAGCTTCTCGAAGCAGCCGGCGTGCCCGTGCGATGGACCAACCCACACTTCCTGGTGAGCCACGAGAAATCCATCGTGGTCGACGACCGTCGGGCCTTCGTCTGCACCTTCAACCTGAGCGAGAAGTACTTCACCGAGACCCGGGACTACGCGGTGGCCACCACAGACCCCGCGCAGATCGCCGAGATACGGGACTGCTTCGAGGCCGACTGGGAGCGCAGGCCCTTCAAGCCAAACGCCTCGACGGGCCTTCTCTGGAGCCCCGACAACGCCCGTGAGCGCTATGCCGCCTTCATCGACGAGGCGCGCAGCTCGCTGCTGGTCGAGCATCCCAAGTTCGTCGACGTGAGCATCCTCGATCGTCTCACGGCCGCCGCCAGCCGAGGCGTGAACGTGAAGGTGCTCTGCGGGGGCCTGCACGGGGTGAGCGACACTGACGTGCTCGAGACAACTGCGTCGGCGCGCATCATGAGCCGGCTCGGCATCAAGATGCACGCCATCAAGCACCCGAAGATCCACTGCAAGATGCTCATCAGCGATCGCAAGCGCGTTCTCATCGGCTCGATGAACATCGACCGCCATGCCTTCGAGCTTCGGCGCGAGCTGGGCATCGTCTGCCACGACGAGGCCATCGTCGAGCGGGCGCTCGACATCTTTGACGCCGACTGGGAGGCCTCGAAGAAGTACGAGGCGCAAGACCCTCTCGAGGCGATTCGCGCGCTGGCGCCGCGTTCGGCCGAGGCCGAGCTCGCGCACGACGCCATCGACTGA
- a CDS encoding glycosyltransferase family 1 protein, which translates to MEGRPGAAAHQIARRRGSPGRRTRARALDGGHGRRAGPRFRSAVPRSCDPARRWSCGPGHVAAPGEPLRALFQRMSARRWRTAHVTTIDMTAWCFLRSWFGVLKAAGHEVTLHTAVGPFTPRLEACGATVSDVRIPRRIEPVSDARALWSLYCAFRRTRPDIVHTHTSKAGFIGRLAAWLARVPVIVHTMHEPPHNAAGGRFTRALYIWLERLAAHLATHVITVSYANEREIMRQRLVSRAKLSVVREGLDLRGYPRAADPRAAVRALGIDDGAPVVGAVGRLEEAKGHTWLIQAARRVLAEIPQARFVIVGGGHLRDRLQSEIDALGLHDRVLLTGYREDMLALMQGFDVFALPSLWEGLGIVLLEAMAYARPVVASGVGGVNDVVIDGETGLLVPPRAVDAMADALLTLIRDGDLRQRLGEAGASRLAAEFRDEACNAGLMSIYQRLLEG; encoded by the coding sequence ATGGAAGGCAGACCAGGTGCCGCTGCCCACCAGATCGCTCGGCGCCGAGGTTCGCCTGGTCGACGCACCCGAGCTCGAGCTCTTGATGGCGGCCATGGACGTCGTGCGGGGCCTCGATTTCGCTCAGCCGTTCCGCGCTCTTGTGACCCGGCTCGAAGATGGTCGTGTGGCCCAGGCCACGTGGCCGCTCCTGGCGAGCCCCTTCGCGCCCTGTTCCAGCGCATGAGCGCGAGGCGCTGGCGAACGGCGCATGTCACCACCATCGACATGACGGCGTGGTGCTTCCTGCGCTCATGGTTTGGCGTGCTCAAGGCCGCGGGTCACGAGGTGACCCTGCACACCGCCGTGGGGCCCTTCACCCCCCGGCTCGAGGCCTGCGGCGCCACGGTCAGCGATGTGCGCATCCCCCGTCGCATCGAACCCGTCAGCGACGCGCGTGCCCTCTGGAGCCTCTATTGCGCGTTTCGCCGCACCCGTCCCGACATCGTTCACACGCACACGTCCAAGGCCGGCTTCATCGGCCGTCTGGCCGCGTGGCTCGCCCGCGTTCCCGTGATCGTGCACACCATGCACGAGCCGCCGCACAACGCCGCGGGAGGCCGCTTCACCCGCGCCCTCTACATCTGGCTCGAGCGCCTGGCGGCACATCTCGCGACCCACGTGATCACGGTCTCCTACGCCAATGAGCGTGAGATCATGCGACAGCGCCTCGTGTCGCGCGCAAAGCTCAGCGTGGTGCGGGAAGGGCTCGATCTGCGGGGCTACCCGCGTGCCGCAGACCCGCGCGCGGCGGTGCGCGCGCTGGGCATCGACGATGGCGCGCCGGTGGTTGGCGCGGTGGGGCGCCTCGAGGAGGCCAAGGGGCACACCTGGCTGATTCAGGCGGCCCGGCGCGTTCTGGCCGAGATTCCCCAGGCGCGGTTCGTCATCGTGGGGGGAGGGCATCTGCGCGACCGCCTGCAGTCGGAGATCGACGCCCTCGGCCTGCATGACCGCGTGCTGCTCACCGGGTATCGCGAGGACATGCTCGCGCTGATGCAGGGCTTCGATGTGTTTGCCCTCCCTTCGCTGTGGGAAGGGCTAGGCATCGTCCTCCTCGAGGCCATGGCGTATGCCCGGCCTGTCGTCGCGTCAGGCGTGGGCGGGGTCAATGACGTGGTCATCGACGGAGAGACGGGCCTGCTCGTGCCGCCCCGCGCTGTCGATGCCATGGCAGACGCGCTTCTCACCTTGATCCGCGATGGCGACCTGCGACAGCGCCTGGGGGAGGCGGGAGCCAGCCGCCTGGCGGCCGAGTTTCGCGACGAGGCCTGCAACGCGGGGCTCATGTCCATCTACCAGCGCCTGCTGGAGGGCTGA
- a CDS encoding TetR/AcrR family transcriptional regulator, with the protein MIICTLPNTMTRASVLLCGVGLGAAAGAPDDALEGAAEGAVAGAAEGPAEGAPEGAALGAV; encoded by the coding sequence ATGATCATCTGCACGCTTCCGAATACGATGACGCGGGCTTCGGTCTTGCTCTGTGGGGTGGGGCTGGGCGCCGCGGCTGGTGCCCCCGACGACGCGCTCGAAGGCGCGGCCGAGGGAGCCGTGGCGGGCGCGGCGGAAGGCCCCGCGGAGGGTGCGCCCGAAGGCGCCGCGCTCGGCGCGGTC
- a CDS encoding DUF4340 domain-containing protein: MSIRSTLVMVVLVALLGSLYWFRDKVRAPEDDKERPALTSTLKGADVSSVDLVVGGKSLSFEKKDGVWLVKAPYKGLAATKTVQNFVNALADMHADRIVTDDTSGKALEQYGLDKPQMKATLHGPDAKTLNVAVGLRSPTETGWYMRVDDAGPVLLGGNAIAADILRQADTWREGAPLPVDAARIDRISASGDGKDVELSKAKDKAEWSMTKPVASRAEGASITAFLNKFQTVAVKKYFDDVPPDDKRLKALYTLKIWNEGDRDPAELVVGEKTEGGWYAARTVAGQRDVFLLPDNQLATLELDATEIADKHLYAGLEVDKAAHVKIVDAVAGEASADKSGGLWSFAKPAAAKDEMGKVTALLYTMKDLKYEHRVSDAGALAAAKASLEKPGDRFEITDDKGTVLATLTVGGETPTHRHYVKTTGDNVYTADTSFVNDWKTNIEAIRKGAVASPSATGGSPSATGGSPSATGGSPSVAPSAAPAR; encoded by the coding sequence ATGAGCATCCGAAGCACCCTCGTCATGGTGGTTCTGGTGGCCCTTCTCGGGTCGCTGTACTGGTTCCGCGACAAGGTTCGAGCACCAGAAGACGACAAGGAGCGCCCCGCGCTCACGTCGACCCTGAAAGGCGCCGATGTCTCCTCGGTCGATCTCGTGGTCGGGGGCAAGTCGCTGTCGTTCGAGAAGAAGGACGGCGTCTGGCTCGTGAAGGCCCCCTACAAGGGGCTGGCCGCCACGAAGACGGTGCAGAACTTCGTGAATGCCCTGGCCGACATGCACGCCGACCGCATCGTCACCGACGACACGAGCGGAAAGGCGCTCGAGCAGTACGGCCTCGACAAGCCCCAGATGAAGGCCACCTTGCACGGCCCTGACGCCAAGACGCTGAACGTGGCCGTCGGCCTTCGGTCCCCCACCGAGACAGGCTGGTACATGCGGGTCGACGACGCAGGTCCGGTGCTGCTCGGCGGAAACGCCATCGCCGCCGACATCCTGCGCCAGGCCGACACCTGGCGAGAAGGCGCGCCCCTTCCTGTCGATGCCGCCCGCATCGACCGCATCTCGGCCAGCGGTGACGGCAAGGACGTGGAGCTCTCGAAAGCCAAGGACAAGGCCGAGTGGTCGATGACGAAGCCGGTGGCAAGCCGCGCCGAAGGGGCTTCCATCACCGCCTTCCTGAACAAGTTCCAGACCGTTGCGGTGAAGAAGTACTTCGACGACGTGCCACCCGATGACAAGCGCCTGAAGGCGCTCTACACCCTCAAGATCTGGAACGAGGGCGACCGCGATCCGGCCGAGCTCGTGGTGGGCGAGAAGACCGAGGGCGGCTGGTACGCCGCACGAACCGTGGCTGGGCAGCGCGACGTGTTCCTGCTCCCCGACAACCAGCTGGCCACCCTCGAGCTCGACGCCACCGAGATTGCAGACAAGCACCTCTATGCCGGCCTCGAGGTCGACAAGGCCGCCCACGTGAAGATCGTTGACGCCGTCGCGGGAGAGGCATCCGCTGACAAGAGCGGTGGCCTGTGGTCTTTCGCGAAGCCCGCGGCCGCCAAGGACGAGATGGGCAAGGTCACCGCGCTGCTCTACACGATGAAAGACCTCAAGTACGAGCACCGCGTGTCTGACGCCGGTGCGCTCGCCGCGGCAAAGGCCAGCCTCGAGAAGCCTGGCGACCGCTTCGAGATCACCGACGACAAGGGAACCGTTCTGGCCACCCTCACAGTGGGCGGAGAGACCCCCACGCATCGGCACTACGTGAAGACGACCGGCGACAACGTGTACACGGCAGACACCTCGTTCGTCAACGACTGGAAGACGAACATCGAGGCCATCCGCAAGGGGGCCGTGGCCTCGCCCTCCGCGACAGGGGGATCACCCTCCGCGACAGGGGGATCACCCTCCGCGACAGGGGGCTCACCCTCGGTGGCACCCTCTGCCGCGCCTGCCCGCTGA
- a CDS encoding chromate transporter translates to MHIAFVILGTFSLLSVMALGGGTAVLPALHRDVIANGWLTDQQFVDLYAISSIAPGPTMLFVCIIGYEAGLKAGPAAAWIGMLAATVGMFGPSSLLTYYVRNVWDRFAQSPWHRAVEKALAPLGVGLLLSGALVLARTACRSPLTIAIAVVTTVLVTYTRVNLLWIMAVAGALGYGFGG, encoded by the coding sequence ATGCACATCGCATTCGTCATCCTCGGAACGTTCTCGCTGCTCTCGGTGATGGCCCTGGGCGGCGGGACCGCCGTGCTCCCCGCCCTGCACCGCGACGTCATTGCCAACGGCTGGCTCACCGATCAGCAGTTCGTCGACCTGTACGCCATCTCGAGCATTGCGCCCGGCCCCACCATGCTGTTCGTCTGCATCATCGGCTACGAGGCGGGCCTCAAGGCTGGCCCCGCCGCCGCGTGGATCGGCATGCTCGCCGCGACCGTCGGCATGTTCGGCCCTTCGAGCCTGCTCACGTACTACGTGCGAAACGTCTGGGACCGCTTCGCGCAATCGCCATGGCATCGCGCGGTGGAGAAGGCCCTCGCGCCTCTCGGCGTGGGGCTGCTGCTGTCCGGCGCATTGGTTCTCGCGAGAACCGCCTGCCGGTCTCCGCTGACCATCGCCATCGCCGTGGTGACGACTGTGCTGGTGACGTACACCCGGGTCAACCTGCTCTGGATCATGGCCGTCGCCGGCGCCCTGGGCTACGGGTTCGGCGGCTGA